CCCCCGCCGGGGCCAACCTCCGcgcgggcctcagtttccctgcccgCTCCGCACGGGGCCGTGGGGTGGGAAGGTGCCCCGGGGCCGCGATGCCCCCATCCGGCCTCCTGGGACGGTTGGCATCAGTGGCTGCGGTTTCTTTGCGCAAGTCCGCAGCCTGGTTTCCTGCTGCCCGGGGTCGGGGCGGGGGCGCACAGAGGGACCCCTGTGTTGGGGAGAGGGCGCTCCCGTGAGGGTGCTTGCTGGCCGCTGGCTGCTTGGGGGCATGGTGGGTGCTGGGGACCAGAGATGGCTCCATGAAGACTTGCCCCCACGTTGGCCAGGCGGGATCCCAGCAGCCGTCATGGGCTGGGGAGCCGGAGGCAGCTGCACCCCGCGCCCCCCCATCCACCAGCAGACGCCTCAGGACACCCGCGTGATCACTGTGGTCTTCCTCGGCCTCCTGCTGGACCTTCTGGCCTTCACTCTGCTACTGCCCCTGCTGCCAGGACTGCTGGAGAGCCACAGTCGTGCCCACGTGAGACCTCCCCCGGGTCCAGAGGCCTCGGGACTCCCAGGATGGCTGCCCACTGCCCCCAAACCCTATCACACCTCCATGTTCCCCAGGACCCCCTCTATGGCTCGTGGCAGCGAGGTGTGGACTGGTTTGCAGCAGCCATCAGGATGCCAGCAGAGAAGAGGTACAACAGCGTCCTGTTTGGAGGTACGGCCCCCAGCCCCGTGTGGGGCCCCTGTGATCCTGCCTGGGCTCCGGTCCTCCTGCTCCTGGGTGCTGTCTGCTCCCTACCCAAGTGCTGTATCCACTCGCTGTCAGGGCGCCCCAGCCGGCTGGGGAGTGCAGGGCCCACCCCAAGTGATCAGACTTTTGGGAACAGACTGTCGTGGTGACCAGAATGTCTATTTCTCACAGGTCTGATTGGCTCCGTCTTCTCCTTCCTGCAGTTCCTCCTGGCACCACTCACGGGGGCAGTCTCTGACTGCTTGGGGAGGCGCCCCACGATGCTGCTGTCCCTGGTATGTGGCACCCAAGACGTGGGAATGTGCAGTTCTCTCGCCCACCTGGCAGCCCTCTGGGGAGAAAGGGGGTTGGCTGCTAGCCCCTCGTTGCCCCAAGCCtgggtgtggtgtggtgtgtgtgggtgtggtgcttgaggtgcaggtggcttCTGTGGCTAAGCCAGGCTTTCCCAGAGCTGCTCCTGCCACCTATGGGGACAGTAGGGACCCTGGGCGCTCCAGAACAGGGCAGTGCCCCAAAGGTGTTACCTGGGTTTTTTGGCCCCATTCTGGGCCCCTCCCAGCTTCAAGTGACCATACCCACCCACCCCATGGATGCTTCCCCGAGGCAGACAGGTCTGGTCGTGTCGTATGCCGTGTGGGCCACCTCGAGGAGCTTCGCAGCCTTCCTGGCTTCAAGGGTGATTGGGGGCATCAGCAAGGGGAACGTCAGCCTCTCCACAGCCATCATCGCTGACCTGAGCTCACCTTCCGCGCGCAGCCGAGGCATGGTGCGTGCAGGAGGTGGGGATGAGCGGTTGGGGGTTCCTTGGCTGGGGCCTTCCTGCCTAGCTCAGGTGGCCCTCTTCCCAGGCAGTCATTGGGGTGGCCTTCTCGCTGGGCTTCACACTGGGCCCCATGCTTGGTGCCTCACTGCCCTCGGAGACAGTGCCCTGGCTTGCCCTGCTCTTCGCGGTCTCCAACCTGTTGTTCATGTTCTGCTTCCTGCCAGAGACGCTGCTTCCAGAGAAGCGGGTAAGGTGGGACCCAGGAAGAAACCACTGTCGGGTCCtagggctgggggctgggtcaTGTGGGCACGCGGGGATACCCATCGTATGCACCAGTCCCAGATGCCAGGGGAGGCTGGGCTGTTCTTCTCCTGGTGTGCAGAGGCTCAGGGCCACAGAGCCTCCCGAGGCCCCTGCCAGGAAGGCCTGGCAGGTGGACTGGAGCCCAGGGCGGGAggtcctgcccctcccaggccacCTGGCAGGCCTTTCCAGTCCCGCCCCCATCCCAGGCACCCTCCATCACCCCCGGGTTCCGAGCTGCTGCTGACCTGCTCAGCCCCCTGGCCCTGCTCCGATTCTCAGCCGTGACTCACAGTCAGGACACACCTGCTGGAGACAGTAAGGAGTCACCCCCCTTCACGAGGGTGGGGTTGTGGCTCCCTCTAGTTGCCATCGTCTGGGCTGTGGACCCCTGACAACCAACCTCCACTGCCTGCCAGGACTCTGGAGCCTGCGCCGCCTGGGCCTGGTGTACTTCCTCTACCTCTTCCTGTTCTCGGGCCTGGAGTACACGCTCAGCTTCCTTGCCCACCAGCGCTTCCAGTTCAGCAGGTAGGGCTGCCGAGGCCCCTTGAAGGACTTGACTCCCCCGCCTCCGGGGGGCCATCCCCCACCGTCTCCCtgtcctgcccctcccaccccctgtgGACTGCAGGGACCCAGCTGTCACCGGGGCTCCCTGGCTTCAGCAGAACTGAAGCCCTCACGgctcccccactcccagcctgCAGCAGGGGAAGATGTTCTTCTCCATCGGCCTCAGCATGGCTGCTGTGCAGGGGGCCTACGCACGGAGGATCAGCCCTGGTGGGGAGATCACAGCTGTGAAGCGGGTACAAAGCTCCCCCGGGAGAGGCGGGGGGCAGGCCGAGTCCCAGGTTCCACTGGAAAGCGTGGGGGTGGGTCCTGACCCTGCTGCGCCCATCTGCAGGCCATCCTGCTGCTCGTGCCCGCCTTCCTCCTCATCGGCTGGGGGCTCACACTGCCCGTGCTGGGCTTGGGGCTGCTGCTCTACTCCTTCGGTGAGTGGGCACCTGGTGAGAGGGCCAGGGTGGACACAAGTGGGAGCCAGGGGCCAGGCGTCCAGGGTCACGGCCCCCCCTGGCGTCTCCTGTGGGCTGACTTCCACCTCTTGGGTGTCCCCGCCAGCTGCCGCCGTGGTGGTGCCCTGCCTATCCTCCGTGGTTGCTGACTATGGTGAGAAGCCCTCCCCTTGCCCGAGGCCcctgggtgggaggaggcagcaggagcCTGATGGCCTCCCTTCTCCCCCAAAGGCTCAGCCGGGCAGAAAGGCACAATCATGGGCACACTGCGAAGCCTGGGCGCCCTGGCCAGGGCGGTGGGACCCATGGTGGCTGCCTCAGGTGAGGGCCCTGGGACAGCACTTCTGGGCAGGCATGTGCCCCAGGGGGTGGGGCCGGGCCTGGGGGCTGTGGGCCCAGGCTGGGCCCATTGACCGCTCAGGCCATCTCTCTGGATCTCTGCAGTGTACTGGCTGGCGGGGGCCAGGGTCTGCTTTACCGTGTGCTCTGGCCTCTTCCTgctccccttcctgctcctgaggaagctgaggcctccAGCCCACACACTCAAGGCCGAGTAGCTGAGCCAGCCCTGCCTGCCCAGAGCTGGGGGACAGGAGGCCCTGGGCCCCCTCCCTGCGCCCCTCTcccccctggcccagccccagggTCCCTGAGACACTCCTAGCCCCTCCCTACGTGCAGACGTGCACAGCCCTGCTGGTTGGGCTGGGAGCAGTGACTCCAGAACCTTCCAAGCTTTCTGGGGGCTTTTCTCTCGGTAACACAGGTGTCAGCCAGACCACTGGATGGCAAAATAAAGCAGCTATTTTATATCCAGTGCCTTTCTCCAGTACACTGCTGTACCTTGCCACCCCTGACCCCAGGGGCCACCAGGCTCTTCCTGTATCTGCTGCCATTCTGCAGGAGGAGGATGACAGAAAGGGTGGGACACAGGGCCCTCCATGGCTGGGCTCAGCATACATGAGGCAACACAGGGGCAGACCGGGGAGGAGGGGCCCCTGTGCCAGGCTCTCGCCATCACAAGTCCTGCCCTTGCCTGAGAAGGGCAGTTCTGGGCTGCAGGGTCCTCCCTGGTGCAAAGCAGCAGTGTTTGATCAAGAAATAAACACTTGGTGCAGAGCGGGGATGGGTCCACCTCGGTGAcacagtcagttgaatgtctgactggatttcagctcaggttgtgatttcagggtcgtgggattgagccctgcatcgggatctgcactggggtgggggtgggtctgGAGATGTccagtctgctggagattccctatccctctgcccccccccccccaccaccagtgtgcttgctcacttgctctccctccctctctctcaaagcTTAAAAAGACACCTGGGGATCCTTTTTGGGACTCAAGGCAAATTTCTGGGAGTCCTACCTTAAAGgagcaaagaaaaggaattaagaTGCAAAACTACTTTCCCAGTTTAGACAAGGAAACTgcttaaagaattttatttgtgAGTAAAACATGTTACAGTGAAGGACACAGGACCCGTCCTCCCAAGCCTGTGTCCATATATGCGACTAAACTTCATGTTGTGAtacaaagagttaaaataaactacaaaagtGAAATGAAAGTCATTGCATATGTGGGACAAAAGGAAGGGCTACAGTCCATGGTTAACTGGAGGACAGGGCGAGGGCAGAGAACCTGAACACCACCGTGGCAACAACATGATACACCAGAGAAGAGCGTCGCCAGAAAGCTTAAAGCAGCGGTCAGCGCCATGCAGCCAGCCTCAGGTCCTGCTTGGGGGCAGGAGCGTGGGGCCCAGGTCTGGCACCAGGTCCACCAGGGGCCCCTCCCCACGTGCGAGGAGGAGGCTTGCCAGTGCCTGGTCAGGCTGGCACCAGGTGGCCCCTGGAATGGGTCACCCACTAGTTCCCACTAAGCAGCTTCACGTGATTTTTTAGGAATCTCAGTGGAAATTTACGACATCCAACAAGGAGAGCCAGGCATGGCTCCATGAATGACTAGTGTAAGAAGTTGGGGAGAGACCACTGGGTCCCCTTCTACCTTGAGCTACCCTTTCCCAAAACCAGGAGATCTTTTCAGGCTGAGTTAAAGAGGAGATCCCTTCTCAGTTCCAAGCCCCCGCCCAAATCAGTGAAGTGCATTTTGCTGCACTCCGTGGCAGGCTATAGggagaaaactaaagcaaaaagtGGCCAATTCATGTTCATGGTCAAAGATGTAGGATGAATTgcaaatctgaaagaaaattctagaaaggaCTCTTCCCCCTCTTAATGTATCTTCCCCATGACAGGAGAAATCTAGAGACCCCAGTGAGTGAGAAACTGGGGGCCCCTTACCTTTGTTTCCGGCCTCAGGCCAATCAGACCATGCACAAGGCATGTCAGGTATACCCAGCCCTTTGCTGCTAGGTCCCCGGCTCAGCCCGAACTCGCTTCTCAAAGGCCATCAGGATACCCTGGACTGCTGGCAGGCACGGAGTGCTTTCCCAAGACTGAGGCTCTAGCTGCGAACAAAGTGAGATCACAGAGCAGGTAATGCCAGCAGGAAGCTCCCAGTCTGATTCGGTCACCTGAGGCCTGGGGATGAAGGGGAGCCTAGCACACACACAGCATGGGGTACTGCACAACAGGAGGGAGGGCAAGGCCAGGGCGAGCAGGGCCTCCAAGTGTCCAGCCAGAAGCAGGACGTGCGGCCCCGGGGGAGAGCCCGGCCCCTGAGGTGCAGGTCCCAGAAGGGCACGGTGGACGCTGAGGGGCCGTGGAGGCTCGTCTCTCCCAGCACCCGCCGCACACGCCCAGGAGGTTAGCACCGGTCTACGTGGGGATTTGGTCACGCCGTGAGGGGAGCACTAGCTATGTGGAGGGACGGGCTGTTTGCATTCCGTTACACaagaagacagaacatgagacacaATCGGGGACAGTCTGGTGGCATTGGTGTGTGCAGGACGGGCCTTCAGGAGTCACTCCTCTTCTTGCTCTTCTTCAGAAAGGAGGGGGTGcggaatttcttcttctttttggaaGGGGACTTGCCCGGAGATCCATCGCTGCCAGGGTCCACGGCAGCCCCCTCCTCGGCAGCTGGAGAGGCAGCCTCTTCGGCCACCTGGGCTGAGGCTGGCTCAGGGCTGGCCGCCACGGGGGAACCAGTGGGGCTGGGAGGCTCGCGGGCTTCACTGAgtgcctccccctcctcttcctcctcctccaaggtGGGGAAGCCGAGCACTTCTGAAGGCTCATCAGGGGACAGGTCGGGGAGAGTTGGCTTGAAGGTGGCAGCATCACTGTCCTCTCCGGAAATGGGCTCCTGTGGCAGGTCTGGTGGGCAGGGGGCGAGAGACAGGGCTGAAGAGTGCAGTGGGACAGGGGCGGCCCGGGAGAGGCAGCGCCCCACAGAGACGGCCGCAGAGCTGGGCTCTAGGGGCTTCTACTGCAACAAGAGTGAGAAACTTTGACAAAGGACTACTCTACGTCAGGGCTGGATGTGGCTCATCATACGAAACATAGATGTAGCCTTGGGCCATTTCCAGCTCCTCTTTGTGGACCCAGACCCAGTCTTGGGGCTTTGGGGGCTCCGGTCAAAGGTGCGCAAGCAGAGGGGACTGCAGTAGGACAACAACTTGACCAAGGTTTTGTTCTAGAACCCTGTGAGCATGTATTAGTCCTGAAATGAGGCCTAAATTTGGGTCCACAGCACCTGGTCTCCGCAAGGAGAAAACCATGGAAAACCAGAGTTAGCTCCCAGACCCCATGGGCGCTACCAACGTCAAACAGAATGAAATCATTTTAGGCTGGAGAatgaaagaagggagaggaacTGCAAGGTAAGAGATGGGGTCAAGAGCCAGGCCAGCCTCAGCCCAGAAGGTGGAAACTAAAAGGGCAAAGTGGGAGGCGCCATAAAGACACAGCCTCGGGGGAGTTCCCAGGGAATGCCCTATCAGCACATTAGTCTACATGGGCTCTGACTAGGGGGAAACcagttttgtaaatttttaaaaacatcatacaGAATTACAAGGGACCGGCTGCTTAGGCAACACTAAACCTCAGTACGGAGAATGAAGCCGCAGGCCCACAGGGGACTCAGTGCGGGTGAGGCACATGGCTAGCGCTGGAGGCTCCAGGCCCCAAACACTTAGTGCTTTGGCTCTGGGAGGCTGTGGCCACCCTAGCCTGGCCCCTGGCCACCTTCTGTCCCAGGACAGTTAAATGTCCTTACTCAGCGGGGGCAAGAGGAAGTTAGCATTCACCCCGCGTGCCCAGGTTGCCCATGGGTGCCTCCAGGGAACTTTAAGTGACCAAATGTCACTTGAGAAACAGCACCGAACAACACTCTCCCGCCTCATCCCCAAGGATGCTTAAGCACTCAGCTTAAGCAAAGATCCAAACCCAAGCAACCTACATGCAGCAGGAGGtaaaccccaccccaccccagccccggcCATAGAACCTCTCCTACATGTGTCTGATCTACCGACCGCCTAGCAATCACAGGCATCACAGGCGGAGCAGGGCAACAGGATTGCTCTGGAACCCCTGAGACCCAGAGTGCTCCAGGAGGCTCCGGGGCCCACCCCACAACCCCACCATCCAACTCTGGGGTGGCCGAACCCCCCCACCAAGATGCCACTGCCTGGGATGGAGGAACTGGGTACAAGAAAGGATGGGCTGGGGGGGCTCTACCTTTATTttgaataaacagaaaacagaacttAATAAGCaacaaagaagcaggaaaatgaggCAAAGCACAGGGAATTCCGGTTAAGCAGCAGAGGGCCAAACGCGGCGGTACTTACTATGGTAACAGGTACTCTTTAGCACATCCACCTCCTGTTTGTAACGCAGCCACAGGAAGAGAAAAGCACAGGGAGAGAATCTAGGCATTCAGTCACAGCCACTGGGTTACAGAAGAACGGCTGAGCCATTCTGTGGACAGACAGTGGGGAGGAAGGCGAGccacaggctccccacaggcacaGGAAGCACAACACGTAAGACTGAGGGACAGACACAAGGGCCACACGCCCACAGACACGCAGCAGGTGGTCTGAGGGGCCAGTGGAGGCCAGCACGACATGGACTTGTCACTATAGCAGGCCACACACGGTCCTGCAGCCCAGACATGATGGTAGACACTTCCAGAGGGTGAGGTTTAAGAAACGTGTAAGCAGTGGGCAGAGCTGGCATCATAAATGAAGGTGAGATCCGACCCTTGAAGCCTGtcctcccaccctgccctgaCGTCTTACTAATAAATCCGTTTTATTCCCCAGGACAGAACCAAAACAGGAGCAAGGGAGATGGGCCAGTTCGGAGCCATGTGACATGCTGGTTTCTACGAGAATGCACGCTTCCCCACCACTGTCAGGGTAACACGGACACTCATTTGCTCCCCCGCTCTGGACAGAACACAAAGTCCGGCCCTTGTGGCGGACACTGGACCACACAAGGCCATGCACCCTCCCCCAGCAGGGCGGCCACAAACTTGTCCCTTGGAGCTCACCTTCCCCAAGCTTgacaggggtgctggggggggtgtggggggcagcaGCGTGCTCTGGAgggctcttttctttctgttctctggtCTCGTCCAGATTCTCTGCAGAGTGACAGAAACATAGTGAAGGGCTTCACACACCACAGGCCTTCACTCTCCTCAGACGCAGACAGAGCCCCCCTGCTCTGTCCACCCGCCTGCCTTGCAGACGGCAGCTGAGGCTTCTCATTTCTCAGGTGCATCTGAGAAACAAGGAGGGCCCATGGCCATGCCGTCTTCATCTCTCCAACGGAACAAAGAAGCCGACTGTGACTGGGGTGTGGATCTGAATCTCAGTAAGATTCAACCTACTTTGTATACAAAACTCATCTCCATTCTTATTCCAGAAAGAATTATGCCAGAACCACTTTGTGACCCTGCACTCCAGGGAGGAGCCCCTCCCCACACTGAGCCAGCAGCCTGGGGTTCCAGGCACCCTACCCGACTTGCCACCTCAAAGGATGGAACATGAGAACCACATTGGTTTGCGTTTTttatgcagagcattttctatCAGTAATTTAAACTTGGCAACTGTAACTTTATTTTCTGAAGTAAAATATGCCAATGAGGACCAGAGGAAAAACTACAGGTACCAGGACCCAGAATCCAGAAAATTCCAAGTCTACTCACTTACGGAAAAATACGTATAATGGTATCCTAATTCCTTGACTCTCCTTCTCCCGTTTAAGTTTTTTATATTAGTAGCTTAACATCACTAGGTCTCGTATTTTGAACAAGCAGCTATAAT
The Canis lupus baileyi chromosome 2, mCanLup2.hap1, whole genome shotgun sequence genome window above contains:
- the MFSD10 gene encoding major facilitator superfamily domain-containing protein 10 isoform X4, producing MVGAGDQRWLHEDLPPRWPGGIPAAVMGWGAGGSCTPRPPIHQQTPQDTRVITVVFLGLLLDLLAFTLLLPLLPGLLESHSRAHDPLYGSWQRGVDWFAAAIRMPAEKRYNSVLFGGLIGSVFSFLQFLLAPLTGAVSDCLGRRPTMLLSLTGLVVSYAVWATSRSFAAFLASRVIGGISKGNVSLSTAIIADLSSPSARSRGMAVIGVAFSLGFTLGPMLGASLPSETVPWLALLFAVSNLLFMFCFLPETLLPEKRAPSITPGFRAAADLLSPLALLRFSAVTHSQDTPAGDRLWSLRRLGLVYFLYLFLFSGLEYTLSFLAHQRFQFSSLQQGKMFFSIGLSMAAVQGAYARRISPGGEITAVKRAILLLVPAFLLIGWGLTLPVLGLGLLLYSFAAAVVVPCLSSVVADYGSAGQKGTIMGTLRSLGALARAVGPMVAASVYWLAGARVCFTVCSGLFLLPFLLLRKLRPPAHTLKAE
- the MFSD10 gene encoding major facilitator superfamily domain-containing protein 10 isoform X7; this encodes MVGAGDQRWLHEDLPPRWPGGIPAAVMGWGAGGSCTPRPPIHQQTPQDTRVITVVFLGLLLDLLAFTLLLPLLPGLLESHSRAHDPLYGSWQRGVDWFAAAIRMPAEKRYNSVLFGGLIGSVFSFLQFLLAPLTGAVSDCLGRRPTMLLSLTGLVVSYAVWATSRSFAAFLASRVIGGISKGNVSLSTAIIADLSSPSARSRGMAVIGVAFSLGFTLGPMLGASLPSETVPWLALLFAVSNLLFMFCFLPETLLPEKRAPSITPGFRAAADLLSPLALLRFSAVTHSQDTPAGDRLWSLRRLGLVYFLYLFLFSGLEYTLSFLAHQRFQFSSLQQGKMFFSIGLSMAAVQGAYARRISPGGEITAVKRAILLLVPAFLLIGWGLTLPVLGLGLLLYSFAAAVVVPCLSSVVADYGSAGQKGTIMGTLRSLGALARAVGPMVAASA
- the MFSD10 gene encoding major facilitator superfamily domain-containing protein 10 isoform X3 — encoded protein: MVGAGDQRWLHEDLPPRWPGGIPAAVMGWGAGGSCTPRPPIHQQTPQDTRVITVVFLGLLLDLLAFTLLLPLLPGLLESHSRAHDPLYGSWQRGVDWFAAAIRMPAEKRYNSVLFGGLIGSVFSFLQFLLAPLTGAVSDCLGRRPTMLLSLTGLVVSYAVWATSRSFAAFLASRVIGGISKGNVSLSTAIIADLSSPSARSRGMAVIGVAFSLGFTLGPMLGASLPSETVPWLALLFAVSNLLFMFCFLPETLLPEKRAPSITPGFRAAADLLSPLALLRFSAVTHSQDTPAGDRLWSLRRLGLVYFLYLFLFSGLEYTLSFLAHQRFQFSSLQQGKMFFSIGLSMAAVQGAYARRISPGGEITAVKRAILLLVPAFLLIGWGLTLPVLGLGLLLYSFAAAVVVPCLSSVVADYGSAGQKGTIMGTLRSLGALARAVGPMVAASGVSQTTGWQNKAAILYPVPFSSTLLYLATPDPRGHQALPVSAAILQEEDDRKA
- the MFSD10 gene encoding major facilitator superfamily domain-containing protein 10 isoform X6, whose product is MGWGAGGSCTPRPPIHQQTPQDTRVITVVFLGLLLDLLAFTLLLPLLPGLLESHSRAHDPLYGSWQRGVDWFAAAIRMPAEKRYNSVLFGGLIGSVFSFLQFLLAPLTGAVSDCLGRRPTMLLSLTGLVVSYAVWATSRSFAAFLASRVIGGISKGNVSLSTAIIADLSSPSARSRGMAVIGVAFSLGFTLGPMLGASLPSETVPWLALLFAVSNLLFMFCFLPETLLPEKRAPSITPGFRAAADLLSPLALLRFSAVTHSQDTPAGDRLWSLRRLGLVYFLYLFLFSGLEYTLSFLAHQRFQFSSLQQGKMFFSIGLSMAAVQGAYARRISPGGEITAVKRAILLLVPAFLLIGWGLTLPVLGLGLLLYSFAAAVVVPCLSSVVADYGSAGQKGTIMGTLRSLGALARAVGPMVAASVYWLAGARVCFTVCSGLFLLPFLLLRKLRPPAHTLKAE
- the MFSD10 gene encoding major facilitator superfamily domain-containing protein 10 isoform X5; its protein translation is MARGSEVWTGLQQPSGCQQRRGTTASCLEFLLAPLTGAVSDCLGRRPTMLLSLTGLVVSYAVWATSRSFAAFLASRVIGGISKGNVSLSTAIIADLSSPSARSRGMAVIGVAFSLGFTLGPMLGASLPSETVPWLALLFAVSNLLFMFCFLPETLLPEKRAPSITPGFRAAADLLSPLALLRFSAVTHSQDTPAGDRLWSLRRLGLVYFLYLFLFSGLEYTLSFLAHQRFQFSSLQQGKMFFSIGLSMAAVQGAYARRISPGGEITAVKRAILLLVPAFLLIGWGLTLPVLGLGLLLYSFAAAVVVPCLSSVVADYGSAGQKGTIMGTLRSLGALARAVGPMVAASGVSQTTGWQNKAAILYPVPFSSTLLYLATPDPRGHQALPVSAAILQEEDDRKGGTQGPPWLGSAYMRQHRGRPGRRGPCARLSPSQVLPLPEKGSSGLQGPPWCKAAVFDQEINTWCRAGMGPPR
- the MFSD10 gene encoding major facilitator superfamily domain-containing protein 10 isoform X2, whose translation is MGWGAGGSCTPRPPIHQQTPQDTRVITVVFLGLLLDLLAFTLLLPLLPGLLESHSRAHDPLYGSWQRGVDWFAAAIRMPAEKRYNSVLFGGLIGSVFSFLQFLLAPLTGAVSDCLGRRPTMLLSLTGLVVSYAVWATSRSFAAFLASRVIGGISKGNVSLSTAIIADLSSPSARSRGMAVIGVAFSLGFTLGPMLGASLPSETVPWLALLFAVSNLLFMFCFLPETLLPEKRAPSITPGFRAAADLLSPLALLRFSAVTHSQDTPAGDRLWSLRRLGLVYFLYLFLFSGLEYTLSFLAHQRFQFSSLQQGKMFFSIGLSMAAVQGAYARRISPGGEITAVKRAILLLVPAFLLIGWGLTLPVLGLGLLLYSFAAAVVVPCLSSVVADYGSAGQKGTIMGTLRSLGALARAVGPMVAASGVSQTTGWQNKAAILYPVPFSSTLLYLATPDPRGHQALPVSAAILQEEDDRKGGTQGPPWLGSAYMRQHRGRPGRRGPCARLSPSQVLPLPEKGSSGLQGPPWCKAAVFDQEINTWCRAGMGPPR
- the MFSD10 gene encoding major facilitator superfamily domain-containing protein 10 isoform X1; the encoded protein is MVGAGDQRWLHEDLPPRWPGGIPAAVMGWGAGGSCTPRPPIHQQTPQDTRVITVVFLGLLLDLLAFTLLLPLLPGLLESHSRAHDPLYGSWQRGVDWFAAAIRMPAEKRYNSVLFGGLIGSVFSFLQFLLAPLTGAVSDCLGRRPTMLLSLTGLVVSYAVWATSRSFAAFLASRVIGGISKGNVSLSTAIIADLSSPSARSRGMAVIGVAFSLGFTLGPMLGASLPSETVPWLALLFAVSNLLFMFCFLPETLLPEKRAPSITPGFRAAADLLSPLALLRFSAVTHSQDTPAGDRLWSLRRLGLVYFLYLFLFSGLEYTLSFLAHQRFQFSSLQQGKMFFSIGLSMAAVQGAYARRISPGGEITAVKRAILLLVPAFLLIGWGLTLPVLGLGLLLYSFAAAVVVPCLSSVVADYGSAGQKGTIMGTLRSLGALARAVGPMVAASGVSQTTGWQNKAAILYPVPFSSTLLYLATPDPRGHQALPVSAAILQEEDDRKGGTQGPPWLGSAYMRQHRGRPGRRGPCARLSPSQVLPLPEKGSSGLQGPPWCKAAVFDQEINTWCRAGMGPPR